One Benincasa hispida cultivar B227 chromosome 5, ASM972705v1, whole genome shotgun sequence genomic window carries:
- the LOC120077810 gene encoding vacuolar protein sorting-associated protein 51 homolog isoform X3, with translation MESILLFLKKESTLRNCIERETFFVKFSSYMIYLLDLESASKQKPMLMQSDSTLEPCQYLRCHLAFAPPQKIDAYGDSSFQDCKRASEEVIAVVLKNLQEKLFSDSESIQTRAEAAVLLKQLDFPVDSLKAKLLEKLEQSTLDLQVNAEDLSSALVNGSSKDGSTSELVYGASHEASVREFAEAVRAYRVIFADSDRQLIKLAQDLVTKHFDATEQFIKKQICAADLLLVFGIIWTDVLLLGEVLNDAGLPDYSLKAAQVAVKQYVKCKFSRLLQDISDALTQVHTRKKEGAQEYSLQLALEATKKAVLQGSMDVLLDFRQLLEDKSGLIINQRDSIVDWVQEGFQDFFRALVDRFMLLSGKNNSYSQSQVLTEATQAEKVIAGLVLVLAQISVFIEQTAIPRITEEIAASFSGGGIRGYEYGPAFVPAEICRMFRAAGEKFLHLYINMRSQRISILSTKRFRTPNWVKHKEPREVHMFVDLFLQELEAVGSEVKQILPQGTRKHRRTDSNGSTTSSRSNPLREEKLNRSNTQRARSQLLETHLAKLFKQKIEIFTRVEFTQGSVVTTLVKLSLKTLQEFVRFQTFNRSGFQQIQLDMQFLRTPLKEIADDEAAIDFLLDEVIVAASERCLDSIPLEPPILDKLIQAKLAKAKDQNSISP, from the exons ATGGAGTCAATACTTCTCTTTTTGAAAAAAGAGAGCACATTGAGAAATTGCATCGAACGCGAAACCTTCTTCGTAAAGTTCAG TTCATATATGATCTACCTGCTAGACTTGGAAAGTGCATCAAAACAGAAGCCTATGCTGATGCAGTCAGATTCTACACTGGAGCCATGCCAATATTTAAGGTGCCATTTGGCCTTTGCCCCACCGCAAAAAATAGAT GCATATGGAGATTCCTCATTCCAAGATTGCAAGCGAGCATCAGAAGAAGTGATAGCAGTAGTTTTGAAAAATTTGCAG GAAAAGCTATTCTCAGATTCTGAATCCATACAGACGAGAGCAGAGGCTGCAGTCCTTCTTAAGCAGCTAGATTTCCCG GTGGACAGCTTAAAGGCAAAGTTGCTCGAAAAGTTGGAACAATCAACATTGGATCTTCAGGTTAATGCTGAAGATTTGAGTAGTGCATTAGTAAATGGCTCTTCAAAAGATGGAAGTACTTCTGAGTTGGTTTACGGTGCTTCACACGAG GCATCTGTTCGGGAGTTTGCGGAGGCAGTCCGAGCTTATCGTGTAATATTTGCAGATTCGGATAGGCAACTGATAAAACTTGCTCAGGATTTGGTTACCAA GCATTTTGATGCCACTGAACAATTTATCAAGAAACAGATTTGTGCTGCAGATCTTCTCCTTGTTTTTG GAATTATATGGACAGATGTGCTTTTACTTGGAGAAGTATTGAATGATGCTGGTCTGCCTGATTATTCCTTGAAG GCTGCCCAGGTTGCTGTCAAACAGTACGTCAAATGCAAATTCTCTCGTCTCCTGCAAGACATCTCAG ATGCACTCACACAGGTTCATACTAGGAAAAAAGAGGGCGCTCAAGAGTATTCCTTGCAGCTTGCACTGGAGGCCACCAAGAAGGCAGTGCTTCAGGGCAGCATGGATGTTTTACTA GACTTCCGCCAGCTTCTTGAAGATAAGTCAGGGTTAATCATTAACCAGAGGGACTCAATTGTTGATTGGGTTCAAGAAGGATTTCAGGACTTCTTCAGGGCACTTGTTGACCGGTTCATGTTGCTTTCAGGAAAAAATAATTCTTACAGTCAAAGTCAAGTTTTGACTGAGGCAACCCAAGCTGAAAAAGTTATTGCTGGGCTTGTCTTGGTGCTTGCTCAAATTTCAGTTTTTATTGAACAAACTGCCATCCCTAGAATCACAGAG GAAATAGCAGCTTCTTTTTCTGGTGGTGGTATTAGGGGTTATGAATACGGTCCTGCCTTTGTACCTGCAGAAATTTGCCGAATGTTTCGAGCTGCTGGTGAAAAGTTTCTACACCTT TATATAAACATGCGAAGTCAGAGGATATCAATTCTTTCAACTAAGAGGTTTAGAACGCCAAATTGGGTTAAG CACAAGGAGCCCAGAGAAGTTCACATGTTTGTTGATTTATTCCTTCAAGAG TTGGAGGCCGTTGGAAGTGAAGTTAAACAGATTTTACCACAAGGGACTCGTAAGCATCGTCGGACTGACAGCAATGGAAGCACGACTTCATCACGGAGTAATCCACTCCGAGAGGAGAAGTTGAATAGGTCAAATACGCAAAGGGCTCGGAGCCAGCTATTGGAAACCCATCTAGCAAAGTTATTTAAGCAAAAGATAGAGATTTTTACTAGAGTAGAGTTTACTCAG GGATCCGTTGTAACAACTTTAGTGAAACTTTCCCTTAAAACTTTGCAAGAATTTGTCAGATTCCAGACTTTTAACCGAAGTGGGTTCCAGCAAATTCAGTTAGATATGCAGTTTCTGAGGACTCCTTTGAAGGAAATTGCAGACGATGAAGCAGCTATCGACTTTTTGCTTGATGAG GTGATAGTCGCAGCATCAGAGCGTTGTCTCGACTCCATTCCTTTGGAACCTCCCATCTTAGACAAGCTCATACAAGCAAAATTGGCAAAGGCAAAAGATCAGAATTCAATCTCTCCATGA
- the LOC120077810 gene encoding vacuolar protein sorting-associated protein 51 homolog isoform X2, whose protein sequence is MNNNIVGMETNMEQLLEKILSVQSRSDGVNTSLFEKREHIEKLHRTRNLLRKVQFIYDLPARLGKCIKTEAYADAVRFYTGAMPIFKAYGDSSFQDCKRASEEVIAVVLKNLQEKLFSDSESIQTRAEAAVLLKQLDFPVDSLKAKLLEKLEQSTLDLQVNAEDLSSALVNGSSKDGSTSELVYGASHEASVREFAEAVRAYRVIFADSDRQLIKLAQDLVTKHFDATEQFIKKQICAADLLLVFGIIWTDVLLLGEVLNDAGLPDYSLKAAQVAVKQYVKCKFSRLLQDISDALTQVHTRKKEGAQEYSLQLALEATKKAVLQGSMDVLLDFRQLLEDKSGLIINQRDSIVDWVQEGFQDFFRALVDRFMLLSGKNNSYSQSQVLTEATQAEKVIAGLVLVLAQISVFIEQTAIPRITEEIAASFSGGGIRGYEYGPAFVPAEICRMFRAAGEKFLHLYINMRSQRISILSTKRFRTPNWVKHKEPREVHMFVDLFLQELEAVGSEVKQILPQGTRKHRRTDSNGSTTSSRSNPLREEKLNRSNTQRARSQLLETHLAKLFKQKIEIFTRVEFTQGSVVTTLVKLSLKTLQEFVRFQTFNRSGFQQIQLDMQFLRTPLKEIADDEAAIDFLLDEVIVAASERCLDSIPLEPPILDKLIQAKLAKAKDQNSISP, encoded by the exons ATGAACAACAATATCGTGGGGATGGAGACAAACATGGAACAACTCCTTGAGAAA ATACTGTCAGTGCAGTCTAGAAGTGATGGAGTCAATACTTCTCTTTTTGAAAAAAGAGAGCACATTGAGAAATTGCATCGAACGCGAAACCTTCTTCGTAAAGTTCAG TTCATATATGATCTACCTGCTAGACTTGGAAAGTGCATCAAAACAGAAGCCTATGCTGATGCAGTCAGATTCTACACTGGAGCCATGCCAATATTTAAG GCATATGGAGATTCCTCATTCCAAGATTGCAAGCGAGCATCAGAAGAAGTGATAGCAGTAGTTTTGAAAAATTTGCAG GAAAAGCTATTCTCAGATTCTGAATCCATACAGACGAGAGCAGAGGCTGCAGTCCTTCTTAAGCAGCTAGATTTCCCG GTGGACAGCTTAAAGGCAAAGTTGCTCGAAAAGTTGGAACAATCAACATTGGATCTTCAGGTTAATGCTGAAGATTTGAGTAGTGCATTAGTAAATGGCTCTTCAAAAGATGGAAGTACTTCTGAGTTGGTTTACGGTGCTTCACACGAG GCATCTGTTCGGGAGTTTGCGGAGGCAGTCCGAGCTTATCGTGTAATATTTGCAGATTCGGATAGGCAACTGATAAAACTTGCTCAGGATTTGGTTACCAA GCATTTTGATGCCACTGAACAATTTATCAAGAAACAGATTTGTGCTGCAGATCTTCTCCTTGTTTTTG GAATTATATGGACAGATGTGCTTTTACTTGGAGAAGTATTGAATGATGCTGGTCTGCCTGATTATTCCTTGAAG GCTGCCCAGGTTGCTGTCAAACAGTACGTCAAATGCAAATTCTCTCGTCTCCTGCAAGACATCTCAG ATGCACTCACACAGGTTCATACTAGGAAAAAAGAGGGCGCTCAAGAGTATTCCTTGCAGCTTGCACTGGAGGCCACCAAGAAGGCAGTGCTTCAGGGCAGCATGGATGTTTTACTA GACTTCCGCCAGCTTCTTGAAGATAAGTCAGGGTTAATCATTAACCAGAGGGACTCAATTGTTGATTGGGTTCAAGAAGGATTTCAGGACTTCTTCAGGGCACTTGTTGACCGGTTCATGTTGCTTTCAGGAAAAAATAATTCTTACAGTCAAAGTCAAGTTTTGACTGAGGCAACCCAAGCTGAAAAAGTTATTGCTGGGCTTGTCTTGGTGCTTGCTCAAATTTCAGTTTTTATTGAACAAACTGCCATCCCTAGAATCACAGAG GAAATAGCAGCTTCTTTTTCTGGTGGTGGTATTAGGGGTTATGAATACGGTCCTGCCTTTGTACCTGCAGAAATTTGCCGAATGTTTCGAGCTGCTGGTGAAAAGTTTCTACACCTT TATATAAACATGCGAAGTCAGAGGATATCAATTCTTTCAACTAAGAGGTTTAGAACGCCAAATTGGGTTAAG CACAAGGAGCCCAGAGAAGTTCACATGTTTGTTGATTTATTCCTTCAAGAG TTGGAGGCCGTTGGAAGTGAAGTTAAACAGATTTTACCACAAGGGACTCGTAAGCATCGTCGGACTGACAGCAATGGAAGCACGACTTCATCACGGAGTAATCCACTCCGAGAGGAGAAGTTGAATAGGTCAAATACGCAAAGGGCTCGGAGCCAGCTATTGGAAACCCATCTAGCAAAGTTATTTAAGCAAAAGATAGAGATTTTTACTAGAGTAGAGTTTACTCAG GGATCCGTTGTAACAACTTTAGTGAAACTTTCCCTTAAAACTTTGCAAGAATTTGTCAGATTCCAGACTTTTAACCGAAGTGGGTTCCAGCAAATTCAGTTAGATATGCAGTTTCTGAGGACTCCTTTGAAGGAAATTGCAGACGATGAAGCAGCTATCGACTTTTTGCTTGATGAG GTGATAGTCGCAGCATCAGAGCGTTGTCTCGACTCCATTCCTTTGGAACCTCCCATCTTAGACAAGCTCATACAAGCAAAATTGGCAAAGGCAAAAGATCAGAATTCAATCTCTCCATGA